The Vigna unguiculata cultivar IT97K-499-35 chromosome 11, ASM411807v1, whole genome shotgun sequence genomic sequence ATATCACCACGGAAGCTGGCACCAGAAGCCAATTTCAATGCATTGCCACCAAAAAGCTGCAGCCAACAATATATTAGCACCCTCAGAAAATTGGTAAGTAATCAATGAATGCATAACTAAAAGATGCCTAACCTGACAAAGAAGACCTTTCTTCACATCATCTAGCTCCCAGATGTTTGGAGCCAATGACTTTGTCAGTATTTCATATACATCTGGCCGTTTAGAGATCTCCTTCAATCGAGCCACCTGCAACTCAGACAAGCATACAATTAGCAAGTGATAAAGCCATCACTGGATTTCATAGTAAATATATACAAGCTgtactttttcttcttcaaagaTAACTTCCTCTTCATTTCTGCCAGAGCCACTATCAATATCCATAGAGTCCTCTACCTGCATCCTGGACTTATCTGTCTTCTTTATGTGAAGACAATCAATATATGTCTACAACATCAAGAGGACAAATTAAAGCATCAGTGACACAGTATAATCAGTGTAAAAGTGTTAAGAATATTTAGCACATACCTTGAACAATGACTTAACAGTCCTCTGAGTTGGCCCAACCCTAACACTCATTGCCCTATAGATACCAGTCACCTGATAAACCAAAACACTTGATGGCATGATTAGACAATCTTATGGACATATAGCTATCACAAGCACATTAGTACATCACTAAGGTCTCACCTCAACTCTGTCACCTGGCTTTCCAGTATCCACCAGCTTATCGTGTAGCAGCAAGCTAACTGTGTGAGGTGTTCCTCCTTCAGGTATCTGATCAGGTGTCTCCTGGAGCCTCACAATTTGCTTATCAGCAAACCTGgttgtagaagaaaaaatacaCAGTTTTACGGTTAGTTACCAGAACTGAAATCTAAgctcataattataataaaaaataaacatttgttAGAGAGGGTCCGACTGCGACAGTTCCCCTCTAATCCCATCACCAAATTCTACCCAGTACCGATTCTACTtcaattaaattactttttaatgcACAGCAAACCTCTTGAAAAGAAAGTATGGTTCTTAACCTTTAGATTCAACACAGTTAACCTTTGTCACAAATTACCTGATTATAGGCTGATACTTGAAAGACAGTAGACTACACAGAAAGttaaattacatttaaattGAAAGCAGGCTGATTATGTTTATTAACATAGAAAATTTGATCATctttacaacaataataaacCAGAATTCTAACCAAGGCATAATACGGATTATTAATTAGTTTGCTAGTTTTAAGAGGTGTTTAGACAGTAGGTGAGTTTACATGTGAATAACAACCGATTCAGAAGCTTAAGTTTTCCAGAAAGTTGTTCACGTATCTTTTACTTTGCCAGAAAAACATTAGTTATCCCAGATTGCGCAAAAAGCAAATAAAGGAACAGAATCAATGAagtagaaaaacaaataaaggaTGTCTTGTTCGGAATTTTGCTCCATAAAAATCATAACACATCATAGTAGGTAAAACAAAAGACCTCCATACCAAATTGTTACATAAAAAGGCCATATTATCCCTTTGAAGTTGTTAATTAACAAGTTTTCCTTTATGAAGGAAAGATTCTCCATTTCAAATTGTTAGGTTACAAGATTTTCCTTATAAAAGGAAAGATTTGCATTACCTGCATCGGTTGTGAACAAGCGTCATGGAGTTCCTGGATTGACATTCTTCCCTCAGACATCTAGTGGGCTCCGTTATTCGTCCTACAAATCGCAATAGTCAGCAAAACATTACTGAGGTGAAGTGACAGTAAGTGGTCACTCACTGAAGGAATAAGCAGAAACATCCCATTAAAATTACCTCTCTCCACAGGAATTGGGTCACAGCAAAATCCACACACAAGACACCTAAATATGGCTTCCCTAATTTCAGGTATAATTGAACTACACCTTATAATCATTCCTTTCAATGACACCATCCTCTCAATATCTACAAAAAAGTGCCACGGTATAGTTATATCAGCCCAGTTGCCAACAATAAGACAAATAATTTCGAATTATGAAATGAAAGTTCACCGGAAGGGTTCAAGTTTCTCATTGAGGTTGAGGTTTTGAGATTGAAAATCCGAGTTTGAATGTGCTTCTCAAACATGGGCTTCAATCGGCTAACCATATTCATCAAAACCAAGTCAAAGATAGCAAGCACCTCAAGAGGGTATCTAACCATCTTGGTGTACAAATCAGGGTCGTGATCAAACACGTCGCGCGCATTAACGTCAAGAGAATCTCCTTCAACTTCAATAACCTGTCTGATCAATTTCTCATACTTCCCTTCGGTGTGCAAGTGCAACCCGTCATCATCACCCTGCGAAGAAGACGCTTCCCTAAAGTCCCTCAAAAACCTGTGAATCGCATCGTTCACGTCTTCCACGCTTATGCTAGTGCCCCACACGAAGGTGGGCCTGGCGTCGTCCATGTCGTAGCCATCGCCGCCGTCAGACGAGGCACCCGCGTCATCTGTTGTGGAGGTAGGTGTGGGGGGAATACGCCCACCTCCGCCGACGCCATGGCGGGAGCGCGGCGCGGTTGGGGTGGCTTCGGAGGAGGCAAATCGAGAGCGACGCTCCGACGGGGTGGCAAATGCGGAGGGAGTAGAGGAGCGGCGGCGGCGCCTACTTCCCGGCGACGAGAAGGTGTTGCCGATGGGGCTGGAAAGGGAGTCATCGGGGGAAGAAGGACCTATCAGAAAAGAGGTTTCAATAAATTAACAAATCAGAAAATTCGGAAAATGAAAACCGCAAGAAGAGACAGAGAGAGGATCTGTACGAACCGTTGTTGAAATTCGGAGAAGAATCGGAAGCCATTGATTTGGTTTACTCAGAGAAAATCAGATACAGAAGAAAGAGTGAGTGATACAGAAAGCGCGGTAACCGGTGAGCAGGGGTCAATAACGGGAAGACATGGCGGGGAAATGATTTGTGGATTCCCGCCAAAACTTGTGGGCTTGAATCCGGGCCTTGAGGTTTCGTGTAGGCTATTGCTACCTGCAACCCCACAATTACATCCCAACTTaagataatgtttattttaatggtTGGAGTATtagagaataattttttttataaatataaatgtatatatatatatatatatatataataaatcttaTATAAGATGATATTGtacttataatattattatgcattttaaaaaaatgtaattttgaattatgtttttgttgtttcGCTGGTTTCAAGTTTAAATTTATAGTATGAGAAATGGATCTTGGTATCATTACAAGCCCATTTAATCATACCTTGACCAATTAGTAATTCGCATCAAATGGATCAATGTTAAAATACATACAGCAGCAAAAAGTTGTCAAAAACTCTCTAAAACTAAAGCACGTGAAAGAAATCGCAACCTAAAATAAAAAGGGCATTTTTTTCTgcactaaataaaaataaaattgagcaAAAAGTTAAATGGAgcaaaagttaaataattgatccatttgaaataaaaataaaaatactcgggtaaaatataaaaaaaatgaaaataatatagtaaaattcatatatttttctctcgACCAAAAAGTTAAGTGTCGCTTGATAACCGAAGCATACCAATCACAAATTGCATTGAAAGAATAAGAAGAAACTTCCACGAATGGCTCAATCTCAACTTCCAAAAGCTTGAAAGAATCAAAACAGGTTTGAATGAAAACCATTTCTTCGCTAGTCTAATTCAACAAAAATTACGAAAGGATTGAATTGACTAATGTTCACTTTCCAATTTCGCCCTTCCCAATAGAAACAGATTTTTCCACACAAAACCAaccaattcaaaatcaaaatcaaaactcCAACTCCATCTTCACTGTGAAAAAAAACCTTATCCTTAAACAACCACACGAACGTAGTCCCAAGACAAACGGATTTCAAATAAACTTCCTTAGCCTTTGACGCATCCCAATGTTCTGTGTTACACTATTCAAAACAGAACCACAGAGATCATTACCCACCAAAAACATGAAATCAACACAACATATACAAAAgcataagaattttttttcattttccattGGTAAATACATAGAGAATCAGTGCGAGGTATGcacaaaagagagagagagacatcAATCATTACATGTCCTACAAATACAAATGATAATCAGGGATTCTAAAAGTCAAATTAAGCAACTAACGGCCCCCAAATCAATAATCCATAACCCTAATTAGGAGTCAGTAACGTGCTTAAGGCCCAAACCGTGCTTGCCACGGACACACCCAGGCCTCACAAACAGATAAGGGGATTTTTTGGAGCTGTGCATTTTCGAAAATGCCCTTTTCCCCAATTTCCTCATCCTCTGTCTCCCGAACTTGTTGCTCACCGTCCACGGAACAAGTTCATCATCCAAACCAtactcatcatcatcatcattctcatcctcatcatcatcatcaccatcatcaACATCACGATGGGGAAAGTGACGTTGGTGATAATCGTAGTGCCGAACATCTAAACCCGATTCTACTTGCGATTCGCCATCAATAACGTGATCGTGTAAACTCTCACGAAGAAGAATATGGCGAATTTCTTCAATTGGAGCACGGTTGGGACACGAATCGGAAGAATCGGAAGAATCGAACTCGTC encodes the following:
- the LOC114168395 gene encoding DNA replication licensing factor MCM4, with protein sequence MASDSSPNFNNGPSSPDDSLSSPIGNTFSSPGSRRRRRSSTPSAFATPSERRSRFASSEATPTAPRSRHGVGGGGRIPPTPTSTTDDAGASSDGGDGYDMDDARPTFVWGTSISVEDVNDAIHRFLRDFREASSSQGDDDGLHLHTEGKYEKLIRQVIEVEGDSLDVNARDVFDHDPDLYTKMVRYPLEVLAIFDLVLMNMVSRLKPMFEKHIQTRIFNLKTSTSMRNLNPSDIERMVSLKGMIIRCSSIIPEIREAIFRCLVCGFCCDPIPVERGRITEPTRCLREECQSRNSMTLVHNRCRFADKQIVRLQETPDQIPEGGTPHTVSLLLHDKLVDTGKPGDRVEVTGIYRAMSVRVGPTQRTVKSLFKTYIDCLHIKKTDKSRMQVEDSMDIDSGSGRNEEEVIFEEEKVARLKEISKRPDVYEILTKSLAPNIWELDDVKKGLLCQLFGGNALKLASGASFRGDINILLVGDPGTSKSQLLQYIHKLSPRGIYTSGRGSSAVGLTAYVAKDPETGETVLESGALVLSDRGICCIDEFDKMSENARSMLHEVMEQQTVSIAKAGIIASLNARTSVLACANPSGSRYNPRLSVIDNIHLPPTLLSRFDLIYLILDKADEQTDRRLAKHIVSLHFDNPENIEQDVLDLSTLTDYVSYARKHIHPQLSDEAAEELTRGYVEIRKRGNFPGSSKKVITATPRQIESLIRLSEALARIRFSEWVEKNDVTEAFRLLEVAMQQSATDHSTGTIDMDLITTGVSASERIRRESLLQATRNLIMEKMQIGGPSMRLLDLLEELKKQETGVSEVHLNDLRNAIGTLATEGFVTMHGDSLKRS
- the LOC114168593 gene encoding uncharacterized protein LOC114168593 produces the protein MENQSSEMHFLLLEEVQFLKVNDDSLLQWELVDVVDAEEEFDEFDSSDSSDSCPNRAPIEEIRHILLRESLHDHVIDGESQVESGLDVRHYDYHQRHFPHRDVDDGDDDDEDENDDDDEYGLDDELVPWTVSNKFGRQRMRKLGKRAFSKMHSSKKSPYLFVRPGCVRGKHGLGLKHVTDS